The Nitrosopumilus cobalaminigenes genome contains a region encoding:
- a CDS encoding sn-glycerol-1-phosphate dehydrogenase: protein MIKNQDRMQSHRMELPRLIEIGERNINDFGKFLISLNKPKKVSLIAGTNVQKILKKKIENSLKTKKIQFIWHTSIDNQIKSLNQIQKDVKKDNSDLIAGIGGGRSVDTAKLISYNLGKPFVSLPTAASHDGMASPFVSVKSDKPHSIVATAPMGVFVDIDIIKKAPAKLLASGCGDLIANITAVKDWQLGHKKKKEYYGRYAADLALMSAEIVMENSSEFAKKGLDARVIVEGLISAGVASCIAGSSRPCSGAEHLVSHALDKLAPGIGLHGEKCGLGSIMIAKLQGKDWKKIVKTLKNVGAPTTAKQIGLKPDVIVEALMIAQDLRPERYTILKEIKMTEKIAKNLAKSTSVI, encoded by the coding sequence ATGATAAAAAATCAAGATCGCATGCAATCACACAGAATGGAATTACCTAGGCTCATTGAGATTGGAGAAAGAAACATCAATGATTTTGGAAAATTTCTAATTTCATTAAACAAACCAAAAAAAGTATCTTTAATTGCAGGAACAAATGTTCAAAAAATTTTAAAGAAGAAAATTGAAAATTCATTAAAAACAAAAAAAATTCAATTTATTTGGCATACATCAATAGATAATCAAATAAAATCATTAAATCAAATCCAAAAAGACGTTAAAAAAGATAATTCTGATTTAATTGCAGGTATTGGTGGAGGTCGTTCTGTAGACACTGCTAAATTGATTTCTTATAATTTAGGTAAACCGTTTGTTAGTCTTCCAACTGCTGCATCTCATGACGGAATGGCTAGTCCATTTGTATCAGTAAAAAGTGATAAGCCGCATTCTATTGTAGCAACTGCTCCTATGGGAGTTTTTGTAGATATTGATATTATTAAAAAGGCCCCAGCAAAGTTGCTGGCAAGTGGTTGTGGAGATCTTATTGCCAATATTACAGCAGTAAAAGATTGGCAATTAGGTCATAAGAAGAAAAAAGAGTACTATGGCAGATATGCAGCAGATTTAGCCTTGATGAGTGCAGAAATTGTTATGGAAAATTCTTCTGAATTTGCTAAAAAAGGATTAGATGCAAGAGTGATTGTAGAAGGTTTGATCAGTGCAGGTGTAGCATCATGTATTGCTGGAAGTAGTAGACCATGTTCTGGTGCAGAGCACCTAGTTTCTCATGCACTTGACAAACTTGCTCCGGGAATAGGACTGCATGGAGAAAAATGTGGATTAGGATCTATAATGATTGCTAAGCTACAAGGAAAAGATTGGAAAAAAATTGTAAAGACATTAAAAAATGTAGGAGCACCAACTACTGCAAAACAAATAGGTCTTAAACCAGATGTAATAGTTGAAGCTTTAATGATTGCACAAGATCTTAGACCAGAAAGATATACAATTTTAAAAGAAATTAAAATGACTGAGAAAATAGCAAAAAATCTTGCAAAGAGTACTAGTGTAATTTAA
- a CDS encoding peptidylprolyl isomerase, giving the protein MTFDKGSLILVDYTAKVKDTEEIFDTTIEEDAKKHSIHEQNVKYQPKLVSIGEVSYPVLKGLDEALAKTAVGDKLTVEVTPDKGFGERDSGKVRMIPIRKLGEDAEKVSVGDTIEVDNKRGIIRFIGSGRVQVDYNHRYAGKTILFDVNVLKSLDSPSDKVDGILKNRLPVEDTKIAFDLKDKEASVIIPEEILRADGLQIMKHFIQLDIFKFVPTLEKVSFVETHVNKQAQEKKPEAKEKAPEQKTA; this is encoded by the coding sequence TTGACATTTGATAAAGGATCATTAATTCTAGTAGATTATACTGCAAAGGTAAAAGATACTGAAGAAATTTTTGATACTACAATTGAAGAAGATGCAAAAAAACATTCTATTCATGAACAAAATGTCAAGTATCAACCAAAACTAGTTTCTATAGGTGAAGTTTCTTATCCTGTTCTAAAAGGACTTGATGAAGCACTTGCAAAAACTGCAGTTGGTGATAAACTCACAGTTGAAGTAACACCAGACAAAGGTTTTGGTGAAAGAGATTCTGGAAAAGTCAGAATGATTCCTATTAGAAAATTAGGAGAAGATGCAGAGAAAGTTTCAGTAGGTGATACAATTGAAGTTGATAATAAAAGAGGAATTATTCGTTTTATTGGATCTGGTAGAGTACAAGTAGATTATAATCATAGATATGCAGGAAAAACAATTTTGTTTGATGTTAATGTTCTCAAATCACTAGATTCTCCAAGTGATAAAGTAGATGGAATTCTAAAAAATAGATTACCTGTAGAAGATACAAAGATAGCATTTGATTTGAAAGATAAAGAAGCAAGTGTCATAATTCCTGAAGAAATTTTACGTGCTGATGGTTTACAAATCATGAAACATTTTATCCAACTTGATATTTTCAAATTTGTTCCTACTTTAGAAAAAGTGAGTTTTGTTGAAACACATGTCAACAAACAAGCTCAGGAAAAGAAACCTGAAGCAAAAGAAAAAGCTCCTGAACAAAAAACCGCTTAA
- a CDS encoding pyridoxal-phosphate-dependent aminotransferase family protein produces MEYLSMLPGPTNVPNRVMRAMLAPIINHRSDDFVQLYTDVVDKTQQVFQTQNDIVALSASGTGAVEAGVVNVVKKGDKVIIPVNGEFSTRLSQLIEGQGANVIKLQTPPGENATFDQIKEAFDNNKDVKAFYVVHNETSTGTMVNYLDKVSDLTSRNDAFYVVDSVSLLGGADLQVDKWNIDVCLTGSQKAIAAPPGISPVSVSAKAKKYMIENPPPTHYFNLARYFKYYDEEKHTPFTPALPLMYAYREALSVMLEEGLQNVFKRHKVCSDSLYAGLSAMGLSPFAKEEDRSISIVALNYLDGLEDKTFRSTLADKFKVLVAGGFGNLKGKVFRVGCMGEVSPYHVMRTISAISATLSMMGYEVDAQAGLKTAEEKLKAL; encoded by the coding sequence ATGGAATATCTTTCAATGCTTCCTGGTCCAACAAATGTACCAAATAGAGTAATGAGGGCAATGTTAGCACCAATTATCAATCACAGAAGTGATGATTTTGTTCAATTATACACTGATGTTGTTGATAAAACTCAGCAAGTATTTCAAACACAAAATGATATTGTAGCATTATCTGCATCAGGAACAGGTGCTGTTGAAGCAGGAGTAGTTAATGTAGTTAAGAAAGGTGACAAAGTAATCATTCCCGTAAATGGTGAATTTAGTACTAGATTATCACAATTAATTGAAGGTCAAGGTGCAAATGTAATCAAACTTCAAACTCCGCCTGGAGAAAATGCAACTTTTGATCAAATTAAAGAAGCATTTGATAACAATAAAGATGTAAAAGCATTCTATGTTGTTCACAATGAAACTTCTACAGGAACAATGGTAAATTATCTTGATAAAGTATCTGACTTGACTTCCAGAAATGATGCATTCTATGTAGTAGATTCAGTTTCATTACTTGGCGGTGCTGACCTTCAAGTTGATAAATGGAATATTGACGTATGTTTAACTGGTTCTCAAAAAGCAATTGCAGCACCTCCTGGAATTTCTCCAGTGTCTGTTAGTGCAAAAGCTAAAAAATACATGATTGAAAATCCTCCACCAACGCATTACTTCAATTTAGCAAGATATTTCAAATATTATGATGAGGAAAAACATACTCCTTTCACACCAGCATTGCCATTGATGTATGCATATAGAGAAGCATTATCTGTAATGTTAGAAGAAGGACTACAAAATGTCTTTAAACGTCATAAAGTTTGTTCTGATTCATTATACGCTGGACTAAGTGCAATGGGTCTTTCTCCATTTGCAAAAGAAGAAGATCGTTCAATCTCTATTGTTGCATTAAATTACTTGGATGGACTTGAAGACAAAACTTTTAGAAGTACACTAGCTGACAAATTCAAAGTACTAGTTGCTGGCGGATTTGGAAATCTTAAAGGAAAAGTATTCAGAGTTGGATGTATGGGAGAAGTTAGTCCATATCATGTAATGAGAACTATTTCAGCAATCTCAGCTACACTATCAATGATGGGATATGAAGTTGATGCTCAAGCAGGTCTTAAAACTGCAGAAGAAAAACTCAAAGCTCTCTAA
- a CDS encoding nicotinamide-nucleotide adenylyltransferase yields MNGLLIGRFQPFHLGHLEALQFALSKVDKLWVGLGSSNKPVEKENPFTAEQRKEMILSSIDDSMKEKISIYFIPDVDNHIRWIEKIDTIVPKFDIIFSNDDLTKHLYSKRNIQVLAIPFLNRESLSGTNIRDLIIRDQKWDDLVPNGTRNFLEKTNAKQHLKNL; encoded by the coding sequence ATGAATGGTCTTTTGATAGGAAGATTTCAGCCCTTTCACTTGGGTCATCTTGAAGCATTACAATTTGCATTATCTAAAGTTGATAAATTATGGGTAGGCTTGGGTAGTTCAAACAAACCTGTAGAAAAAGAAAATCCATTTACTGCAGAACAACGAAAAGAAATGATTCTATCTTCTATTGATGATTCGATGAAAGAGAAAATTTCAATTTATTTTATTCCAGATGTAGATAATCATATTCGATGGATTGAAAAAATAGATACTATTGTACCAAAATTTGACATTATTTTTTCAAATGATGATTTGACAAAACATCTGTATTCTAAAAGAAATATCCAAGTCCTTGCAATTCCTTTTCTAAATAGAGAATCTCTATCTGGAACCAATATTCGCGATCTGATAATTCGCGATCAAAAATGGGATGATCTAGTACCTAATGGAACAAGAAATTTTTTAGAAAAGACTAATGCCAAACAACATTTGAAAAATCTCTAA
- the rtcA gene encoding RNA 3'-terminal phosphate cyclase yields MDFLKINGGHGEGGGQIIRSAIVTSCITKKPIHLENIRKNRKISGLRPQHLTAITILQKVANAKVIGAEIGSTEIKFIPGTIENLDLIEDVGTAGSIPLILQVLVPVVAISKKQLNLKIKGGTDVLWSPTIDYTQHVLKNAYSKMGINFSLELIKRGYYPKGGGEITLKVIPSDVKSITFSKRKTNNVKLICSYSKLAKQEIENGIKKIVKKLSDANFIVNTEIKLENADDSGASLLIYSIDENSIIGIDALYNKKTQKFDLEVEKFIQSYSIDENLADMLVVPASLGSGKTIFQVKEITKHLETNLFVTSKITGCKYGIGKTSYGFDVIIDGISNTSVK; encoded by the coding sequence ATGGATTTTCTAAAAATTAATGGAGGTCATGGAGAAGGAGGCGGGCAGATAATTCGTTCTGCAATTGTAACTTCTTGTATTACAAAAAAACCAATTCATTTAGAAAATATTAGAAAGAATAGAAAAATTTCAGGATTAAGACCACAACATCTTACTGCTATTACTATTCTTCAAAAAGTTGCAAATGCTAAAGTAATTGGAGCAGAAATAGGATCAACTGAAATAAAATTTATTCCAGGTACAATTGAAAATTTAGATTTAATTGAAGATGTAGGAACAGCTGGAAGTATTCCTTTAATTTTACAAGTTTTAGTTCCCGTAGTTGCAATATCAAAAAAACAACTTAATTTAAAAATTAAAGGTGGAACAGATGTACTTTGGAGCCCAACTATAGACTATACTCAACATGTACTAAAAAATGCATATTCGAAAATGGGAATTAATTTTTCACTTGAATTAATTAAACGCGGTTATTATCCTAAGGGCGGTGGTGAAATTACATTAAAAGTAATTCCATCAGATGTTAAATCGATAACATTTTCTAAAAGAAAAACAAATAATGTAAAATTAATTTGTTCATATTCAAAATTAGCAAAACAAGAAATTGAAAATGGAATAAAGAAAATTGTCAAAAAATTATCTGATGCAAATTTTATTGTGAATACAGAAATAAAATTAGAAAATGCAGATGATTCAGGAGCATCCTTACTAATTTACAGTATTGATGAAAACTCCATAATAGGAATTGATGCTTTGTATAATAAAAAAACACAAAAATTTGATTTAGAAGTTGAAAAATTTATTCAGAGTTATTCTATTGATGAGAATTTAGCAGACATGCTTGTAGTTCCTGCTAGTTTAGGTTCAGGAAAAACAATTTTCCAAGTGAAAGAAATTACAAAACATTTAGAAACCAATTTGTTTGTTACATCAAAAATTACTGGTTGCAAATATGGAATTGGTAAGACAAGTTATGGTTTTGATGTAATTATAGATGGCATATCAAACACCAGCGTCAAGTAA
- a CDS encoding CopD family protein gives MAAIEQAIITWIHLVAAAIWVGGSLFIGIVFSPLLKTMTSSIEERMQIMIRVGKRFNKIAVPSLIILMVTGLYTSHALLSKPDLLVSTSYGTFLIIKIVLVIALIVTYAIHVRVIRKDVEEKIMSNQMPEPEIQKLRKKIIILGEITVVLSIAILFFASLLDAGV, from the coding sequence ATGGCTGCTATAGAACAGGCAATTATCACTTGGATTCATCTTGTTGCAGCTGCAATTTGGGTTGGTGGTTCATTATTCATTGGAATTGTATTTTCTCCACTTTTGAAAACAATGACAAGCTCTATTGAAGAACGAATGCAAATAATGATTCGTGTTGGTAAGAGATTTAACAAAATTGCTGTACCGTCATTGATAATTTTAATGGTAACAGGTTTGTATACTTCACATGCTCTACTCAGCAAACCTGATCTTTTAGTATCTACTAGTTACGGGACATTTTTAATTATCAAAATTGTTCTTGTGATTGCATTAATTGTTACATATGCTATTCATGTTAGAGTTATTCGTAAAGATGTTGAAGAAAAAATCATGTCTAATCAAATGCCAGAACCTGAAATCCAAAAATTAAGGAAAAAAATTATCATTCTTGGAGAAATTACTGTTGTTCTATCTATTGCCATTCTATTTTTTGCATCTTTACTTGACGCTGGTGTTTGA
- the bluB gene encoding 5,6-dimethylbenzimidazole synthase: MTEDFTEEEKRGFYKAIYSRRDVRSHFTSRPIEDGILSKILNAAHHAPSVGFSQPWNFILIKDQDTKKKIKESFEEEKNRSSQLVEEPKKSKYLSFKLEGILESPVNLCVTYDPTKFGPFVIGRSSIPEAGLYSVCCAIQNLWLSARTEGVGLGWVSILSNDTLKETLDLPEHVIPVAYLCLGYVDEFAEKPDLETKGWLPRLELKDVVYFEKWNDKENKNWEKIQNMIKDNLDYA, translated from the coding sequence ATGACAGAAGATTTTACTGAAGAAGAAAAAAGAGGTTTCTATAAGGCAATTTATTCAAGAAGGGATGTAAGATCTCATTTTACCTCAAGACCAATAGAAGATGGGATTTTATCAAAAATTCTTAACGCAGCACATCATGCACCATCTGTAGGATTTTCTCAACCATGGAATTTTATTTTAATTAAAGATCAAGATACTAAAAAGAAAATAAAAGAATCTTTTGAGGAGGAAAAAAATCGTTCATCGCAATTAGTGGAAGAACCAAAGAAATCAAAATATCTTTCATTCAAACTAGAAGGCATTTTAGAATCACCAGTAAATCTTTGTGTAACATATGATCCTACAAAATTTGGACCATTTGTAATTGGTCGTTCCAGTATTCCTGAAGCTGGGCTTTACAGTGTTTGTTGTGCAATTCAGAATCTATGGTTATCAGCTAGAACAGAAGGAGTTGGTCTAGGGTGGGTAAGTATTCTATCTAATGACACATTAAAAGAAACTTTAGATTTACCAGAACATGTAATCCCTGTCGCCTACTTGTGTTTAGGATATGTAGATGAATTTGCAGAAAAACCAGATCTTGAAACTAAAGGATGGTTACCAAGACTAGAATTGAAAGATGTAGTTTACTTTGAAAAATGGAATGATAAAGAAAATAAAAACTGGGAGAAAATCCAAAACATGATTAAAGATAATCTTGACTACGCTTAA
- a CDS encoding NADPH-dependent FMN reductase, with amino-acid sequence MKIVVISGSPRKNANTQIIMKYVYEYAKLKNQDIKFINLSEDDIECYKGYDVEYNEATKTAAKEIMDADVWLIGTPIYNSFFSSALKNLFEYVDYKKTAGKVAGMIILAAGDIGFINVQNLVTQLLSYFRVITNPKAVFLTTKSLTENSITDEDVQIRLKEMVDETLELATKLHQD; translated from the coding sequence ATGAAAATTGTTGTAATATCTGGTAGTCCAAGAAAAAATGCAAATACGCAAATTATAATGAAATATGTTTATGAATATGCTAAATTAAAAAATCAAGATATAAAATTTATCAATCTTTCAGAGGATGATATTGAATGTTATAAAGGATATGATGTAGAATACAATGAAGCTACTAAGACGGCTGCCAAAGAAATTATGGATGCAGATGTTTGGCTAATAGGAACACCAATCTATAATTCATTTTTTAGTTCGGCGTTAAAAAATTTGTTTGAATATGTAGATTATAAAAAAACTGCAGGAAAAGTAGCAGGAATGATAATTTTAGCTGCAGGAGACATTGGTTTTATCAATGTCCAAAATCTAGTAACACAATTGTTGTCATATTTCAGAGTAATAACAAATCCAAAGGCAGTATTTTTAACTACAAAATCACTCACTGAAAATTCTATTACAGATGAAGATGTGCAAATTAGATTAAAAGAAATGGTAGATGAGACTCTAGAACTTGCTACTAAATTGCACCAAGATTAG